The sequence below is a genomic window from Myotis daubentonii chromosome 14, mMyoDau2.1, whole genome shotgun sequence.
gcaCGATTATAGAAGTCATTAGCTTTTGttaattgaagcttttgtttttttgaggctCACATAAACTTAAATCTTAGTCAttcgttgtagttcgttattaattaTGTATACcaggatattgtaaaagttaaaaaatctttattaaaacgtttcttatatACCATTAtgttggctgggccgcaaaaatgtgcaggccttgagtttgacatgcttgtcttaGGAGGTTTGCAAAGTCCTACAACGGGCAGAGGGGGTAGGGCAGCCTTCATTTCTTCTGCACGTGCATTTGCCCTCGGCTGGCTCTGTCTGTGGCATCAGCAGGTGGGTGGTTGGCTTTGGGTGGTGCTACATCTGGAGTTTCTCTGCAGATGAGCTTCCAGGGTTGGGTGTTTGTGCATTTAAGGTTGGGTTTGATGCTGTCCAAGCCTCCAATAGGCCTCGGCTGAGCCCGATAGTCTCTTGGTGCTGCTATGGAGAGGGGCACCAGCGctgcccgctcccccccccccccccacatgctgCACTCATAGGCGCCTGTACCTTTCCTGCCTTCCAGGTAGACCCCAAGTTCCTAAGGAACATGCGCTTTGCCAAGAAGCACAACAAGAAGGGCCTGAAGAAGATGCAGGCCAACAACGCCAAGGCCATGAGCGCACGTGCTGAGGCCATCAAGGCCCTGGTCAAGCCCAAGGAGCCCAGGCCCAATATCCCAAAGGGCTGCAGCCGCAAACTCAGTCGACTTGCCTACATCGCTCACCCCAAGCTTGGGAAACGTGCTCGTGCCCGCATTGCCAAGGGGCTCAGGCCCTGCCGGCcaaaggccaaggccaaggccaaggccgaGGCCAAGGCGGAAACCAAGCCCCAGGCTGCGGGTGCGGCTGCAGCTCAGGCTCCCAAAGGGGCTCAGGCTCCCGCTCCCAAAGGTGCCCAGCCCCCCACGAAGGCTCCACAGTAGAGGCCTCTGTCTGCCGACGCGAGGACGGAAGGACTGGTGGGCCCCCTGGGCTGCTGTCTGTGTGGCGCTGGTGTCTTCCTGTGCTGTTTGTACAAATAAACCTGCGGCAGGATCTGTCTTGTCAGCCCGTGTCTGATCCCAGGGCTGGGCCTAGCGTTCGGTGGGCTCGGTACCTCCGTTTTCTGTGGGAGAAGAGTCCGCCTTCTCTGGCTGTGGGTGGGTGTGGAGAAGTTGTTCCCTGGAATACAGGAAGGGACATAGACCGTGAGGGCTGGTTGGAGCAGGCTAGTGAGGAGAGAAATCCCAGGCCTCCTTGTTAGGTCTGGATGTTTGCACAGGAAGGAGACGGGAGGGAGCGGAAGGATCCTGCGCTCTGGCCTGGCGTTCCAGACTCTGGCTGTTGTTGCTCGTGTACCAGCATCCACTGCGCTGGGTGGTGCTGCTCCCCAGGTGCTTGGGGCCTGGGTGTGGAGTAGAGACTTCCATGAAATGGCTGCTGCTTGGTCACATCCAGATGGGCTCTTTCTGACCTGCAGGGAGGCCTGGCAAGTGTGGCCCTGGAAGTACAGCACATTCTTGAAAAGCTGGGCATGCACGGGGCAGTCTGTGCCCAGTGTGGGAGGGACCTGACCAGGCCACTTTCACAGCAGGAGTGGAAGCAGAGTCGGCATAGAGCCCCTAGTGCAGTGTCTCCGCGCTGAGCCCTTAGGGGACAAGACATGCGGGTCTCCATCCATGTCTGAGCTGCGGGAAGACTGGAACTTGGAGAGTGAAGGCAGTAGGAAGGGAGGCTAACTGGTCGCCTAtccactgccctcccctcacaAGGGAAGAGGCTGATCTTCAGCCTGAAGCAATGTTAGGGTCATGGGAGGCTTGAAGACCTGAACAGCAGTTTCATCCCGCACCCTCAGCTACCCCAGCGACACTCGGAGCAGAAGCCATCGGGGGCCGAGTACAGTCCTTAAGTGAAGGCTGTGGGGGTGATCAGAGGCCTCTTGTGGGAGCCCCATTAGTTGGTCCCCAGAAATGGAGTCGCTGCCTGGTTGGCACTGGTGCTATGAAGAGTGGGCTCTGTAAGGAGAAAAGGTCCGGGCGCTGCCGTAAAAGCTGGGGGAGTCCAGTGTCCGAGTGAGGCCTGTGTTGTCCCTGAGGCTGTCAGAAAAAGTACAGACTGCCCTAGACCAAAAACATGTAGAGGCACAGGCTTTTTGTGGGGGTTCCGCGGTGTCGGCGAGCTTTTAAACCACTTGGCACAGTGCCTTCACCCCTCACCTGGCTTAGCTGAGGGGATGGGGACGGGAGTGGGACCACAGGCTGCCTTTGAGAGCAGGTACCTGTCAAACTCCAGTGCCCCTGGGATCTTTGGTCCCAACTATGAAGGGGGCAGAGATCAGATGCACCAGATAGAGCAGCCAGAGGAAGAACTTGCCATCAAGGGGTGGGTCCACCGTCTGTGGTACCCTGGGTGGGAATGAACGCATCACAGCAGCCAACAGGCTGAGGTAACAGCGTCTGGTTGGTCACGCATGAACTTTGGTCTGACGCTGTGCACTGACTGCTGGGCTGTTCTGAGAGGATTGATGAGGcaccaggcctgtgcccctggACCTGGGACCATTTACTGGCATCTGCAGTGGGGCAGTTGCTTGATGCCCCTGGTGGGGAGGAACGCTGTCCCCAGGGGGGCCCATGGAGACACTATGGGGACTGGTACCGGCACCattgaggggggaggaagggtcccgggttggcaCGTCCCTGCTGTTGACCTCACGACAAAGCATCCCCTCTCCAGCCAACACGGCTTACACAGCCTGGCCAGGTCCCGGgctgcagccgcagccgcagccgcatcCGCATCCGCAGGCAGACCTAAGGCTGTGATCTCCCAGTTCAAGTCCCTTCgaccagcggctctcaaccttcccaacgccgcgaccctttcatacagttcctcacgttgtggtgacctccaaccatcaaattattttcgttgctacttcataactgtaattttgctacagttatgaatcgtaatgtaaatatctgatatgcaggatgtatttttttttattttttattgattttttacagagaggaagggagagagatagtcagaaacatcgatgggagagaaacatcgatcagctgcctcctgcacatctcccactggggatgtgcccgcaacccaggtacatcccctgaccggaatcgaacctgggacccctcagtccgcaggccgacactctatccactgagccaaaccggtttcggcatgcaggatgtattttcattgttacaaattgaacatagttaaagcatagtgattaatcacaaaaactatgtaattatatctgttttccgatggtcttaggcgacccctgtgaaagggtcgtttgacccccaaaggggtcgcggcccacaggttgagaaccgctgctgtagacaTTTGTCTTTCTGACCTCAGACTCCCGCTGTTGCTGTGGCGTCATTACAGGGAGGCACCTCTGCCATCATCCCAACCCACAGCCGTGTGTTACACCCGATGCACCTGCTAGTGTCCCTTCTTTGTAAACATGTATGAACTCTCCAGCGCCCCCAGTGATCCAACCCAAGGCCAAGTGACCGATTAGCGCACTCCTAGGGTCCTGGGGAACGTGGCGGAAACAATGGTTTTtaacacttgggttgcttttaATCGGCCTTTTCCTTGCTTGTGTCTATACTGTCGCTGTGGACGGTCTCCAGTGCGGTCAGTGGTAACCAAACCCAAAACGAGCTAcctccctgctgctgcagcccctgGCAGGTGAAGGGCAcctgagggggaggggccatgtgaGACTAAGAGCCAGTCCTGGGAGGAGTGTGGGGACCACTGCCCCACCTGCAGGCTGGATCCAGGCAGGATGGAGGTGGTTTCCTGTCGTCCCCCAGGCTGACCCCTCCCCGTGCCCCAGTGTGTTCTGGTTCTGGAGCAGGCcctggcctgccctggatggAAGGCATGGGCCCTTTATCTCGAGCAGGTCAGCATGGGCCCCGCCATGCGCTGCAGAACCTCGCCTCCTTGGTGCACAGAGAGCCCTCACGGTGCTGCCGCCCAGGATGCACCGCAGATTAAGTTACTGTTAGTCCTCGAACCAGCCTTGAGTAGTGGTCGTGCGGAGTATGGTCCAACCTTGGGCACTTGGGAGGCTCAAAAAAGGGTGCTATTATCTGGGCAAGAGGTGCTGCCCAGGGAATGCGGTCCCTTACCTCCGAAGGGGGCATCGCCGTCTGTTTCACGGGAAGGAGCTAGAGGGATGGACGCAGCCTCGGAGCCCAGCAGGTCACGCCGGGCCTAGGAAGTGTTAGTTTGCCAACCAGAGCTGGGCTGCTAGGTCTCGCCTGTCATCCTGGCAGGCACTGCCCCACCGGCTGGTGTCAGCTGGGAGCTTGACGGGGCCCAGGAGGTTTTGTGTCCTGAAGGTGGTTTGGCCCAGCCTGAGGTTGGACGGCTGCCAAAGTGAGGCCTGTGCTCATGTCCCTGGGACAGGGTGTGATCCTGTCCAGTCTGAAAGGGGGAGGCGGACCCCAACCTCACGAGACCCCAGGTCAGGGCCTCAGCCAGCTGCTGCCTCGGCCTCCAGAGTGTAGGAAGCACGAGTCCCCGGTTCTTAGTCTCAGACCTTGCCTCCCTTGCCTCAGGCTGTGCGGTCGTGGTCAGCTGCCAGCAGACTCTGAAGTGGCTCAGGGACTGCGTCGGCTGCTGGGGGCCCCGGGAAGGCGAGAAGCTGGCCAGTGTCCTGGCTCCCTGTCAGGACCCGTGAGCAGGGGCTACTTTTACTATCAGGACGGAGCCTGCAGGCCCTGTGCTTCCCTTCTGGCCACAACTAGGAGCTTCAGAAGCcagccctccctgccacccctgcccacGCTCAGGGAGGTCAGAACAGGACTAGACCAGGGCTGCGAGCGGGCGGCTCAGCTCACAGGCTCACAGCTGACCCCTGGCACCGCCTGGGACCGAGCGGGGCTGGCCGACAGAAGCCGACTGTGTGCCCCTCTGTGACCCCTGCCGAGAGTGCTGGGACCCTAAGATGAACAGACCTGTGCTCCCCAAACCAGAGCGGGGCCACACCTGCTTCCTGCCCGCCTGAGGGCTGACCATGCTGGCAGCCTTGCCTTGCCAGCTGCGCCCGCCTGCCCACGTCTGGCAGGGGCCCTGCCGGCCTCCAGCGCTGGGTCCGGCGTGTGCTCCCGGAGAGCCAGGAGTAACGCCCTGAGACCTCTGTTGTCCCCCTCAATGGGAGTGATGTTCCCGACCTCATAGCGGTAGATACGGTGGCCACTGAGAACGGAATGCGCCCCTCGTGGCCGGCCACAGGGCTGGGGGTCAGGTGGCTGTGCTGTGTGAAGGACACACAGCCTGGGGTGGTGGGCCGTGCCCAGAGCCAGGCAGTTTCCCGTCAGCGGGATGATAACCACACACCCTGCTCTGCAAACGTGCTGCTGCCAGGTCTCAGCGGCCCTGGCCACACACAGACTTTATtgtggggcaggggagaggggcctgggcatGGGCCAGGTGGGAGCtccaggggcagaggctgggagcgTGGGCTCAGCTGTCGCTGGGCAGGGCGGGCACACTGGCCAGCGCAGGCAGCAGCCGTGTGTATATGTCAATCCCACGGAGGAACACGGCCTCGTGCAGCCGCTCATCATGATCGTGCAGCAGCACGGGTGTGCGGTTCATGGGGGAGAAGCCCAGAGCTGGGACCCCCACCTGCAGGGCGAGGAGGAGCCATCAGGGggaggccagcacccagcactgcccactgcccacccGCCTGCGAGCAGCTCACCGCGCGGAGGTAGCGGCTGTCGGTGGCAGCGGGGAAGATCTCCTGCTCCAGCGTGAGGCTCCTGCGGGGGCAGAGCCTGGtgagcggggggggcggggggggggcaaggaAGAGGGCGAGGCCAGGACTGAAGGGCACGGAGAGCGGGAAGGGGAGCGAAGGGGGGCCAGTGTGCTCACATGTCCTTGCAGACCCCGCTAAATGCTGCCCACCAGGGGTCTGAGTCATCAGTAGATGTCACTCGGGGCTCCGTCCACTTCTGGGGGGACAAGGGTGGCAGGATCAGGACAAGGCCTGGGCATCTTGCCTTATTTTCATAGGGTGGGTATGTGCCCAGCACAGGactgatgcacacacacacagccagctgGCCAGCCCGCCACCAGCTCCTTCAGTTCCTCAATGGACCCTCGGCTGCCCTCCGCCAGCTTACTTCCTGTCCACCCTTCAGGTCCCAGCCCAAGCGTCCCTCCCTCGACGGCTCTCCCAGAGGATGAGCTCCCCTCTCCTGGACCATGTTTATACTCAGATAAAAGTATTATCTATTATctcctaagtcagtggttctcaacctctgaccctttaaatacaattcctcatggtgtgacccaaccataaaattattttcgttgctacttcataactgtaatgttgctactgttatgaatcgtcatgtaaatatctgagatgcaggatggtcttaggcgacccctgtgaaagggtcgttcgactgccaaaggggtcgcgacccacaggttgagaaccgctgttctaagtaCTTGATTCACGTCTGTCCCCTCATGCTGTAAGAATAAGAACTAAGGACTAAACGGGTCATGTGACTCCCCAGGGCACCAAGCACACACTCCTACAGGGACACCACCTGGCAGGCCCAGCCCCCACAGCTCCCGTCGTTGGGCCGGTACCTGGACAAACTCGAAGGTGACCCCCTGGCCAGCtgcctggcaccagccccgcaGCTGTTCCTCGAACGCCTAGGAGACGGGAGACGAGCTGACCCCTCGGGCTCTCCTGAGCCTGTAGGACAGGGCCGAGGACCCGGCTCCCTCCTCCAAACCCGGTGGAGGTGGCACCTTCAGGTCCACATCTGGGGCCACGCGGAAGTCAAAGCTGGCGCTCATGGTGGCCGGGACCACGTTATAGGCCACGCCGCCCTCCAGCTTCGTCAGGTTCACAGAGGTCACGGCGCCCAGCTTCAGGTGGGGGTTTGCCTGCAGCCTGCGGTGGGGACACGGTGAGAACCAGGCTCAGCTCCCGTCCAGCACAGGCGCCGGCCCCGCCCGGCCTCCCAGCGCCTCACCTCTGCCTCTCCTTCTCCCGGAACGCCAGCACGGAGCCCACGACCTTGTGCTGGGAGTGGAGGAGGGTAGATGTGAGAGGCCCCAGGACAGAGCCCCGGGACCTCCCCAGTTCCACCCCTGGGCGCCACCCACCAGCTTCTCTGCGGCTGTGTCCTCGATGAACCTCGAGCCGTGGCCGGGCTTCCCGGTGCTGGTGACCCGCACCCCTGGGGATGCAGGGGAAGGGGCGCCTTCAGCGTGGGAGAGGCTGGGTGCGCTCAGCCGGGTGGGCCAGGCCTGCCCCTTGTTCCAAGCTCCTCTCCGTCTCCTAGGCGTTCGGCACTGTCCCCCAGAACGCAGTGCAGGGCTGCTTTCTGCCCTCAGATCAGGAAGAAGCCCAGGCCAGAGGGGCCGGGAGGCACAGTCCTGGGCTCCAGGCccgctcaggccccgccccttctggCCTCATCTCCCATCTGCACAgtgacaccccccgcccccccaagccaCACTCACACCAGGGGCTGCGCTCGCTGTAGAAGACAGTGAAGGCGTCAGTGGGGTTGGCCAGGCctaaggagggaggaaagggggttCAGAGGGCAGGGTGGCCCAGCACCCCCTAgcagcctccctgtcccctctggCCACTCAGTGGCCTGCCACCTGCTCACCCTCATCCAGGGCAAAGCCAGCCCTCAGGGCCTTGAACTCGGGCCGCTGCACAAACAGCTCCATGCCTTTGTGACCCCcaatctcctcatctgtaaaagcgGCAGGGATGGGAGATGAGGGAGCCATTCCCCaacaccctccccctccctgaaggagCCCTGCCCGGCCACGCCCACCTGGCACAAAGGTCATGTGGATGGTTCTGGGGAAATGGTGGCCCTCAGCCTTCAGCCTCCCCACAGCCTCCAGGTACCTGAGGGGCGGAAAGAGGGTGGGAGCCCGGTGCCAAGGGAGCCACCGGAtactcgggggtggggtggggggggcgcgcAGGCTGGAGCCCCAGGCCCTTGGCCCTGCTCGCcacagcctgcccctgcccgtcTCCCTGTCCATGCAATGGTTACAGCAGCAATTCCTGCCCAACGCCAGGGGCCAAGGTGTTCCTCAGCCCTGAGGTTCTCCATCCCACCCCAGGTTCTGGGACACTCCAGGGGACAGTGGGGACAGCGGGGACCCGGGAATGAGGACACTCACTGGATGCCGACACACTTCATGTCCTGGGCGCCCCTGGCATAGATGTAGCCTTCAGCATCCTTGAAGGCCTCAAAGGGGTCATGACTCCAGTATTCCTGGGGCAGGGATGGGAAGAGGCCCCAAGGCCCAAGTTCAGTCATTAatccactgtgcctgctgtgggcctGCCCTCAGAGCCCACCGGAAGGGTAACAGGTGGGGTGGCAAAGGTGACAGAAGAGGGCTGACGAGGGCAgcagactgcccccccccccagctctgcaacccacctccacccccaccctgtgtGTGTATGGAACAGCTGCCGGACAGGGGCTGCTCAAGTGGTGTGATGCCCAATGAGGTCAGAGTCGGTGCCAGGACCAGCACCGGGGCTTCCTGCTCACCTGacttcccatcctcccccactCACCTTGGAGACGGGCACCACATCTGTGTGGGAGTTGAGCAAGAGGGAGGAGAGTTTGGGGTTGGTGCCTGGCCAGGTCAGCACGGTCACCACACGGCCAGGTGCCACCTGGGGAGGACCAGGAGGGAGGTTCAGTGCAGGGCGAGGTGCCCAGGCCCACGTCCGCTCCCCACACAGGGCCCAGGCTCACCTCCACTTTCTGacagcccaggcccaggtggCGGGCTCTCTCCTCAAGGAAGGCCACGGCAGCCCCTGCGGACACAGAGTCTTAGGGCTGCTCTGCTTCCCAGGCTCTCCCCTGACCCCTGGCCCAGGCGGGGCTTGGAGGCACATCCAGAGAGGAGCAGACCCCAAATGCGCTGCTGCCTCCTCAACACATTGCACGTCTGAGACACCCGCATCTAGAGACACTTGCGTCTCCGCATCTAGAGACACCTGCGTCTCAGAGACACCTGCATCTAGAGACACCTGCGTCTCAGAGACACCTGCATCTAGAGACACCTGCATTTCTGCCCCCAGGAGGAAGTTGTTTTCGGCCAATCAGTGACCCTTTGTGGACAGTCAGGTGGGAAGTTAGTGTCTTCCTTAAAGAGGGGGACGCTATGTGCAGGGACACGAGAGTCACCCAGCATCTCCCAGGTGGAAAACCACAGCAGGAATTTGGACCATGCACAGTTCCCAGCCACCAAGCTCGACTCTGAAGGGCTGTGGCCTTTGTCCAGCCCAGTGGACTTCGAGAGACTTCTAagtggctgcccagcctcccctcccccaccccggcccggGAGGGAGGGGAACTTGTTCCTTGACCAGCCGCTGGGCGGAACTTCGGAGGAGCAAGGCCTCTGCAGGGAAGGTCCCTGCACCGCCGCGGGTGGGCGGACCCAGGGAATGGCTGGAGGGGTGAGGCGCCCTTTGGGGCAGCGGAGGGGGGCTCAGCTGGGTGACAGGAGCTGGGGCCCggttgaaagcacagtccccgccccctccaggccCGGGAACCGCCGCGTTCTCACCGTAGTCGGGTTCGGGCTGGACCGTGCGGATGCGCAGGTACTGACGGAAGAGCGTCACGGATGGGTGCTCGCCCTCGCGACCCGGGCTGGCCATGGCGCTGCGCGTGGAGAGCTGCGGGCAGAGCGAGCGGCCACTGCCCTCCGGGCCGCTGGGGCCCAGTGAGCTCCGTCTGCACCCAGGCCCCCCCAGGGTGGTTCCCCGCACGCCCCCCGGGAGAGGACACCCTGTTTCGGAGCCCAGCTGCTTCAGGCGCTGTGCTGGCCACTTTCAGCACCTCCTCACCCCGTCCCCAGAGCCGTGAGGCTCGTGCCTCCGGACGCCCACTTGACGGAGGAGAaggctgaggctcaggaaggttcGGGCAGCCGGAGAGCAGCAGTCACGTGTGAACCCAGACCCtgaccgcccccccaccccgccctcaaaCAATTTCTCCCGGTGGCTGATTTCCGGCCGGGGAGCCCGCACCCCTACCTCGCTCCAGGGCCCTCCACCGCGTTCTCTGCTGGGCTGGGGCCCGTGCACGCCTCTCAGCACCCGCCTGGGACTGTGGCCGGGACTCAGGGTCCGGCGAGGTCGCAGGCTCAGAACCGCCCCCCGGCCACCACGTGGCTGGACCGGGATCGCGGGGCGGGACCGAAGGCTGGGAGTACCGGCGTCTCCGCCCGCCCCTGCTTCCAGCCTCCGCCCAGTGACCCCAGTTTCGGATCTCGGATCGCCTCCCAGAACCGAGGCCTCTGCCACCAGCTCCGCGCGGGTTCGGACTGGGAGCTCCCGAGTGGCCCCGCCCACCGGGGCCGCCCCGTTCACAGGACACGCCCCTCCGGGCCCCGCCTctcggcctgggcctgggccgcgTTCCGgatggccccgcccccagagGGCTCCACCTGCGGCCTCGGGATTGGGCCGGAGGAGAGGGGGGCGGGTCCTGACGCGAAAGTCGGGCGCCCCCTAGCGCTCAGGGTGCAGCGCTGCAGAGTCCGGGCCGAGCGGCCCctactgcccctcccccctcccgcgaGGGTCCTGCTTCTCCCCTGCGGGTGTCTCAGCTCCTGGGGAGGCCCCCTGACCGCCTCGGTGCCCCGTGTGCAGAGGTCATTGGTTATGCCGTCCCCCGCCTCCCGGAGCCGGGACCACGCACCCGCAGGATCACGTCCCCTCGAACAGGAAGGCAGGGTAAATGGACCGGCAGGTGCGGGGCGGCCGCCGCGTGATCGCTGGACCAGCAGCAGCGGGGCCCCTCTAGCTGTCGGTGGGTATGACCGTGTGGGTGGCTGTGGGCTGCGGTTGGGTGTGGCAAGTCTGAGCGACCGAGGATGGCCCGTGCGAGGGTGAAACCACGATGCTGTGTGACAGTGAGAGGCGGGGAGCTCACCCTGCACTGACCCCGGGCCGGGCTCCCTGGTCTACAGGCAccggagcggggggcggggggggggtaaagACACAGGGCCCCCTGGCCACCCGCAGGCTGCACACTCCTAGCGGCTCCCTGTGTGCCCCGCTG
It includes:
- the RPL29 gene encoding large ribosomal subunit protein eL29 isoform X2; protein product: MPPGSRPAFTPALLRKHRPGGQAWREAALGTFLPGAGEAFSVVPSGLDDRISRAAPRPPLSLPVPGASGAAGFARKWHRNGIKKPRSQRYESLKGVDPKFLRNMRFAKKHNKKGLKKMQANNAKAMSARAEAIKALVKPKEPRPNIPKGCSRKLSRLAYIAHPKLGKRARARIAKGLRPCRPKAKAKAKAEAKAETKPQAAGAAAAQAPKGAQAPAPKGAQPPTKAPQ
- the ACY1 gene encoding aminoacylase-1; this translates as MASPGREGEHPSVTLFRQYLRIRTVQPEPDYGAAVAFLEERARHLGLGCQKVEVAPGRVVTVLTWPGTNPKLSSLLLNSHTDVVPVSKEYWSHDPFEAFKDAEGYIYARGAQDMKCVGIQYLEAVGRLKAEGHHFPRTIHMTFVPDEEIGGHKGMELFVQRPEFKALRAGFALDEGLANPTDAFTVFYSERSPWWVRVTSTGKPGHGSRFIEDTAAEKLHKVVGSVLAFREKERQRLQANPHLKLGAVTSVNLTKLEGGVAYNVVPATMSASFDFRVAPDVDLKAFEEQLRGWCQAAGQGVTFEFVQKWTEPRVTSTDDSDPWWAAFSGVCKDMSLTLEQEIFPAATDSRYLRAVGVPALGFSPMNRTPVLLHDHDERLHEAVFLRGIDIYTRLLPALASVPALPSDS
- the RPL29 gene encoding large ribosomal subunit protein eL29 isoform X1, giving the protein MAKSKNHTTHNQSRKWHRNGIKKPRSQRYESLKGVDPKFLRNMRFAKKHNKKGLKKMQANNAKAMSARAEAIKALVKPKEPRPNIPKGCSRKLSRLAYIAHPKLGKRARARIAKGLRPCRPKAKAKAKAEAKAETKPQAAGAAAAQAPKGAQAPAPKGAQPPTKAPQ